A window from Pseudomonas sp. Tri1 encodes these proteins:
- a CDS encoding LysR family transcriptional regulator, with translation METLANLECFARSAETGSFSAAARLLGLTPAAVSRNVAMLERNLGVRLFQRSTRKLSLTENGEHFLTSIGAHLEALQTAIGAVTTERGEPAGVLRVSLSPSFGIGHVLPLMPQLLARYPLIRPQWHFENRRVDLIAEGFDAAIGGGFELMPGVVSRALAPAHLIAVASPAYLAPRPRPAHPEDLAHFDNIVLRSSLTGRVRQAVMRNAAGLESALRLPESIVLNDPVAMREATLLGLGISLLTVPDVLPWLERGELVRLLPDWHMDLGAISLYYPSRTLMPAKTRVFIDLITEHFEREGLARRFCALESRAAPMG, from the coding sequence ATGGAAACCCTCGCCAACCTTGAATGCTTCGCCCGCAGTGCCGAGACGGGGAGTTTTTCCGCTGCCGCCAGGTTGCTGGGCCTGACGCCTGCCGCCGTCAGCCGCAACGTAGCGATGCTCGAGCGCAACCTGGGCGTGCGCCTGTTCCAGCGCTCGACCCGAAAATTGTCCCTGACCGAAAACGGCGAACACTTCCTTACCAGTATCGGCGCTCACCTCGAAGCCTTGCAGACGGCCATCGGCGCCGTGACCACGGAACGGGGTGAACCGGCCGGGGTATTGCGAGTCAGCCTGTCACCGAGTTTCGGCATCGGGCATGTGTTGCCGCTGATGCCGCAACTCCTGGCTCGCTATCCGCTGATCCGGCCGCAATGGCATTTCGAAAACCGCCGGGTAGACCTGATCGCCGAAGGCTTCGACGCAGCGATTGGTGGCGGCTTCGAACTGATGCCCGGCGTGGTTTCGCGAGCCTTGGCACCGGCCCATCTGATCGCAGTGGCGAGCCCAGCCTACCTGGCCCCACGCCCCCGGCCCGCGCATCCGGAAGACCTGGCCCACTTCGACAACATCGTGCTGCGCTCGAGCCTGACCGGTCGCGTGCGCCAGGCCGTAATGCGCAACGCTGCCGGGCTTGAATCGGCGCTTCGGCTGCCCGAATCCATCGTCCTCAACGATCCCGTCGCCATGCGCGAAGCCACCCTGCTGGGCCTGGGCATCTCACTGTTGACTGTCCCGGACGTGCTGCCCTGGCTGGAACGTGGCGAACTGGTGCGGTTGCTGCCGGACTGGCACATGGACCTTGGCGCGATCTCCTTGTATTACCCCAGCCGCACATTGATGCCTGCCAAGACCCGGGTCTTTATTGACTTGATCACCGAGCATTTCGAACGCGAGGGCCTGGCCAGACGTTTCTGCGCGCTGGAATCCAGGGCAGCGCCCATGGGATGA